In Muribaculum gordoncarteri, the genomic window TGCCGTCGCCCGGCAATACTGCTATATTGAAATTCATCTTTATTTATGTCGTGTGATTAATAGTTGTCGCGTTTGCTCTCCCATGCCACGATGTCGTCCTTGCGTGTCAACAGATAGTCGATGTCGTCAAGGCCGTGCATGAGGCAATGCTTCTTATATCCGTTTATCTCGAATGATTCGGAATTTCCGGTCGACAGATTGGTTATGGTCTGCGCCGGGAGATCGACTTTCACCTCGGCCTTGGGGTCGGCATTTACGGTATTGAACAACTCATTCAGGAAAGCCTCGCTCACCACTACGGGTAACACGAAGTTGTTCAACTCATTGTTCTTGTGAATGTCGGCGAAAAAGCTCGACACCACTACGCGGAATCCGTAGTCGTGGATGGCCCATGCCGCATGTTCACGGCTCGAACCGCAACCGAAGTTCTTTCCTGCAAGAAGAATACGGCCCGAATAGATGGGGTTGTTCAGGGGAAATCCGGCAATGGGATTGCCCTCAGAGTCAAATCGCCAGTCGCGGAACAGATTATCGCCGAAGCCCTCGCGCGATGTAACCTTAAGGAAACGTGCCGGAATTATCTGGTCGGTATCTATATTTTCCATCGGCAGTGGAACGCAGGTGGAAGTGATGACATCAAATTTCTCTTTCATAGCTCTTCCTCATTATTAAAGTTTGCGGGGATCGGTGATAACTCCTGTGATTGCCGCAGCGGCTGCCACAAGCGGTCCGGCGAGTACTGTTCGCGCACCGGGGCCCTGACGACCTTCAAAGTTTCGGTTGGAGGTCGACACGGCAAGTTTTCCTGCGGGCACCTTGTCGTCGTTCATTGCAAGGCAAGCCGAGCATCCGGGCTCGCGCAACTCAAATCCGGCATCGGCAAGCACGCGGTCGAGTCCTTCAGCCTTTATCTGCTTGAGCACAGACCATGAACCGGGCACGAGCCACGCCGTAACGTTGTCGGCCTTGCGGCGACCCTTTACTATTGATGCGAAAGCGCGGAAATCCTCAACGCGGCCGTTGGTACAGCTGCCGAGGAACACGTAATCGACCGGCACACCCTCCATCTTCTGTCCCACCTTGAACTCCATGTAGTCAAGCGACTTATTGTAGGAGAGCAGTCCGGCTTCGTCGTCACCGTCGTAGGCCGGAATCGTTTCCGAAATTCCCATGCCCATTCCGGGATTGGTACCGAAGGTTATGCGGGGCTCTATATCGGCGGCATCAAACACCACTTCATTGTCAAATGCGGCATCGTCGTCGCTGCGCAACGTGCGCCAATAGGCCACGGCCTTGTCCCAGGCCTCGCCCTTAGGAGCATATTCGCGCCCCTTTATATACTCGAATGTAGTGTCGTCGGGGGCTATCATGCCGCCACGGGCACCCATCTCGATCGAGAGGTTGCACAATGTCATGCGACCCTCCATCGACAGGTTGCGCACTGCCTCGCCGGCATATTCCACAAAATAACCTGTGGCACCGCCGGTGGTCATCTTCGAGATGATGTAGAGGGCCATGTCCTTTGCAGTCACCCCGTCACGAAGCTTTCCGTTGACGGTTATTCGCATTGTCTTGGGCTTGGGCTGAAGGATGCACTGCGAGGCAAGCACCATCTCCACCTCGCTTGTTCCGATGCCGAATGCCACGGCTCCAAATGCGCCGTGGGTCGATGTGTGGCTGTCGCCGCACACTATAGTGTAGCCGGGAAGCGTAAGTCCGTTCTCCGGGCCTATCACATGTATGATTCCATTCTTGGGATGACAGAGTCCGAACAATGTTAGCCCGAATTCATCGGCATTACGCAAAAGAGTTTCAACCTGCTTGCGCGAAACGGGGTCGGCAATGGGCTGATCCTGGTGCATAGTGGGCACATTGTGGTCGGGCGAGCATATCGTACGCTCGGGTCGGAACACCTTCAATCCACGACGGC contains:
- the leuD gene encoding 3-isopropylmalate dehydratase small subunit, producing the protein MKEKFDVITSTCVPLPMENIDTDQIIPARFLKVTSREGFGDNLFRDWRFDSEGNPIAGFPLNNPIYSGRILLAGKNFGCGSSREHAAWAIHDYGFRVVVSSFFADIHKNNELNNFVLPVVVSEAFLNELFNTVNADPKAEVKVDLPAQTITNLSTGNSESFEINGYKKHCLMHGLDDIDYLLTRKDDIVAWESKRDNY
- the leuC gene encoding 3-isopropylmalate dehydratase large subunit, which encodes MARTLFDKVWDAHAVNVIEGGSTQLYIDRHYCHEVTTPQAFDGLRRRGLKVFRPERTICSPDHNVPTMHQDQPIADPVSRKQVETLLRNADEFGLTLFGLCHPKNGIIHVIGPENGLTLPGYTIVCGDSHTSTHGAFGAVAFGIGTSEVEMVLASQCILQPKPKTMRITVNGKLRDGVTAKDMALYIISKMTTGGATGYFVEYAGEAVRNLSMEGRMTLCNLSIEMGARGGMIAPDDTTFEYIKGREYAPKGEAWDKAVAYWRTLRSDDDAAFDNEVVFDAADIEPRITFGTNPGMGMGISETIPAYDGDDEAGLLSYNKSLDYMEFKVGQKMEGVPVDYVFLGSCTNGRVEDFRAFASIVKGRRKADNVTAWLVPGSWSVLKQIKAEGLDRVLADAGFELREPGCSACLAMNDDKVPAGKLAVSTSNRNFEGRQGPGARTVLAGPLVAAAAAITGVITDPRKL